A region from the Azospirillum fermentarium genome encodes:
- a CDS encoding phage tail tape measure protein, producing MANGAGPSVLVTIGGKVASSLGTAISQVKNQVGSLERSIRIQTRANEQNRAALRGQMVDAFALGASLNALVKPAIEFESAMADVRKVVEFKDGAAGLQAMGKSIKELSREIPISQAGLAAIVAAGGRMGIAEDDLLSYTRTVAKMSTAWEMPPEIAGESMGKIANIMGLSINQIERVSDAINSLDDSSTAKASEIVDVLKRTGGVAKQFGLTTQQAAALSTAMLDLGSSPEVAATGINALLNKMQSAPAQSKKFQEALGKLGWTAKGMQKAIAKDAQGTLNKFLEQLSTLDKIPQADILAELFGAEYSDDMAKLVGGMDKYKQHLKLVSTEANYAGSMQKEFAIRTETAKNQLEIASNLTREMAINTGSALLPGIVSVLKAMGPYVTSLAEFAERHPMVIKGVVGTAVALAGLKIAVIGTGYAWTFVKGAALTTSSVLVKSAGVAATATRLAFLPLTGLGSLVYRAAVQARIGLELLQSGSITTGQFLTGMFTGLGRGFLNLGAMFRMGSIIIRAALISTGIGAIMVGVGMAVAWVMNNTENLTIAWEAFKGAFDRAIAPVRPAVDAIAGPLSDLWDWITTLVGPVDGLGGGFAAFGIKAGNAVGGLVVAIVNFVSNVGSWFSTAWNSVKEATTSGWSSIRDTVGAAIDNVIGRFIAVTTAFDQGVIQGIIALFQNFSPVALVAEGINAVVAYLTGIDLSASGAAIIDTIVQGVKAKASALVDAVKETLASVREYLPFSDAKRGPLSTLTYSGKALVGTIGEGVQMAGAPALSGPLAAAFGGALATLSSGAANASATMPAVAGVVATDVLAGATSAGTAAIAGASPARGVSVSAPITITVNGNADPAAIADQVRDALERLIGDAESARRSALHD from the coding sequence CCATCGGCGGCAAGGTGGCGTCGTCGCTGGGGACGGCGATCAGCCAAGTGAAGAATCAGGTCGGCAGTCTGGAACGGTCGATCCGTATTCAGACCAGGGCGAATGAACAGAACCGCGCCGCTTTGCGCGGCCAGATGGTCGATGCCTTCGCCCTGGGGGCCAGCCTGAACGCCCTGGTCAAGCCGGCCATCGAATTCGAATCTGCCATGGCCGACGTCCGCAAGGTCGTCGAGTTCAAGGACGGGGCCGCCGGTCTTCAGGCGATGGGAAAGTCGATCAAGGAACTGTCCCGCGAAATCCCCATCAGTCAGGCGGGCCTTGCGGCCATCGTCGCAGCGGGCGGGCGCATGGGCATCGCGGAAGACGACCTTCTGTCCTACACTCGGACGGTCGCCAAGATGTCCACCGCCTGGGAAATGCCGCCCGAAATCGCCGGCGAATCCATGGGCAAGATCGCCAACATCATGGGCCTGTCGATCAATCAGATCGAACGGGTCAGCGACGCCATCAACAGCCTGGACGACAGTTCCACCGCCAAGGCATCGGAAATCGTCGATGTTCTGAAGCGGACCGGGGGTGTGGCGAAGCAATTCGGCCTGACCACCCAGCAAGCCGCCGCCCTTTCGACGGCCATGCTGGACCTGGGATCGTCCCCGGAAGTCGCGGCCACCGGCATCAACGCCCTGCTGAACAAGATGCAGTCGGCCCCGGCGCAGTCCAAGAAATTCCAGGAAGCGTTGGGCAAGCTGGGATGGACCGCCAAGGGGATGCAGAAGGCGATTGCGAAGGACGCCCAAGGCACCCTGAACAAATTTCTGGAACAGCTATCGACACTGGACAAGATCCCGCAGGCAGACATCCTTGCGGAACTGTTCGGCGCCGAATACTCCGACGACATGGCGAAGCTTGTCGGGGGGATGGATAAATACAAGCAACACCTGAAGCTCGTTTCAACTGAGGCCAATTACGCCGGGTCCATGCAGAAGGAATTCGCCATCCGGACGGAAACGGCGAAAAACCAGCTTGAAATCGCATCGAACCTGACCCGCGAAATGGCGATCAACACCGGGTCGGCCCTGCTGCCGGGGATCGTATCGGTCCTGAAGGCCATGGGTCCCTATGTGACCAGCTTGGCCGAATTCGCCGAACGGCACCCCATGGTCATCAAGGGCGTCGTCGGCACGGCGGTGGCGCTGGCCGGGCTGAAGATCGCCGTCATCGGAACCGGCTACGCCTGGACCTTCGTGAAGGGGGCGGCCCTGACGACGTCGTCGGTCCTGGTCAAATCGGCGGGCGTGGCGGCAACCGCAACGCGGCTGGCCTTCCTCCCCCTCACGGGGCTGGGGTCGCTGGTCTACCGGGCGGCGGTTCAGGCGCGCATCGGGCTGGAGCTCCTTCAGTCCGGCTCGATCACCACCGGGCAGTTCCTGACCGGCATGTTCACCGGCCTTGGGCGCGGCTTCCTCAACCTCGGTGCCATGTTCCGCATGGGGTCGATCATCATCCGGGCCGCCCTGATTTCAACCGGCATCGGCGCCATCATGGTCGGGGTTGGGATGGCCGTCGCGTGGGTCATGAACAACACCGAAAACCTGACGATCGCGTGGGAGGCGTTCAAGGGTGCCTTCGACCGGGCAATCGCCCCGGTCCGCCCGGCGGTCGATGCCATCGCCGGGCCGTTGTCGGACCTGTGGGACTGGATCACCACTCTGGTCGGGCCGGTCGATGGGCTGGGCGGCGGCTTCGCCGCCTTCGGCATCAAGGCGGGGAACGCCGTCGGCGGCTTGGTCGTTGCCATCGTCAACTTTGTCAGCAACGTCGGCTCTTGGTTCTCAACAGCGTGGAACAGCGTCAAGGAAGCGACCACTTCCGGCTGGTCATCGATCCGCGACACGGTCGGGGCGGCAATCGACAACGTGATCGGGCGGTTCATCGCCGTCACCACCGCGTTCGACCAGGGCGTTATTCAAGGCATCATCGCCCTGTTCCAGAATTTCAGCCCCGTTGCCCTGGTCGCCGAAGGGATCAACGCCGTCGTGGCCTACCTGACCGGGATCGACCTGTCGGCGTCCGGCGCGGCGATCATCGACACCATCGTCCAGGGGGTGAAGGCGAAAGCGTCGGCCCTGGTGGATGCGGTCAAGGAAACGCTGGCGTCGGTCCGGGAATACCTCCCCTTCAGCGACGCCAAGCGCGGCCCCCTCTCGACCCTGACCTATTCCGGCAAGGCGCTGGTCGGAACCATCGGCGAAGGCGTCCAGATGGCCGGCGCGCCGGCCCTGTCCGGGCCGCTGGCGGCGGCGTTCGGCGGTGCCCTGGCAACCCTGTCCAGCGGGGCGGCGAACGCATCCGCCACCATGCCCGCGGTTGCCGGCGTGGTGGCGACGGACGTCCTGGCCGGCGCCACGTCGGCGGGAACGGCGGCCATCGCCGGGGCGTCCCCCGCCCGCGGCGTCAGCGTGTCGGCGCCGATCACCATCACCGTCAACGGCAACGCCGACCCGGCGGCCATCGCCGATCAGGTCCGCGACGCCCTGGAACGGCTGATCGGCGACGCGGAGTCCGCCCGCCGGTCGGCCCTTCACGACTGA
- a CDS encoding phage tail protein: MAGVMMALGDYRFSLDTAAYDTLNRESEYRWPLQERLTVQPAAQFLGPGAEKISLSGSIFPHFRGGLGQLDRMRAEAEKGESLLLTDGRGRVWGRYGVTKIAETQSVFFDDGTPRRIDFSIDLVRYHEDQGDAASPVKVQPETAAPKVGAKPASKTVPAPAKKPVSPGAGLPKPNEVNPSTGAPYTPAQKAAFGPGRSI, encoded by the coding sequence ATGGCCGGCGTCATGATGGCGTTGGGCGACTACCGCTTCAGCCTGGACACCGCGGCTTACGACACGCTGAACCGCGAATCCGAATACCGCTGGCCGCTTCAGGAACGCCTGACCGTCCAGCCGGCGGCGCAGTTCCTGGGGCCGGGTGCGGAAAAGATCAGCCTGTCCGGCTCCATCTTCCCCCACTTCCGCGGCGGGCTTGGGCAACTCGACCGCATGAGGGCAGAGGCCGAAAAGGGCGAATCCCTGCTGCTGACCGACGGGCGGGGCCGGGTCTGGGGCCGGTACGGGGTCACCAAGATCGCCGAAACGCAAAGCGTCTTCTTCGACGACGGCACGCCCCGGCGGATCGACTTCAGCATCGACCTTGTCCGCTACCACGAAGACCAGGGCGACGCCGCATCCCCGGTCAAGGTCCAGCCCGAAACCGCGGCCCCGAAGGTGGGGGCGAAGCCGGCGTCGAAGACCGTCCCCGCCCCCGCCAAGAAGCCCGTATCCCCCGGCGCCGGGCTGCCGAAACCGAACGAGGTCAACCCGTCCACCGGCGCCCCCTACACCCCTGCCCAGAAGGCGGCGTTCGGACCGGGGAGGTCGATTTGA
- a CDS encoding tail protein X: MIIYQTRQGDTVDYIAWKHYGRTQETVESIFRANPELADQGPVLPPGLLVFLPDNPEPDRQRVIRLWD, encoded by the coding sequence TTGATCATCTACCAGACCCGTCAGGGCGACACCGTCGATTACATCGCCTGGAAGCATTACGGCCGCACACAGGAAACGGTCGAATCCATCTTCCGCGCCAACCCCGAACTTGCGGACCAAGGGCCGGTCCTTCCGCCCGGCCTGCTGGTCTTCCTGCCGGACAACCCGGAACCGGACCGTCAGCGCGTCATCCGCCTGTGGGACTGA
- a CDS encoding phage late control D family protein, translated as MKPDFRIEIGGIDRTDVVRTRLLDAKVTDEAGQMSDRLELNFDDRDAAIPIPPKDADIRLWLGYADHPTLRPVYMGSFKVDEAEVGSGPRSLAIRAKAADLGGGFRSPKFRSWDGKTIGDIVGQVAADNGYTPLIDPELSAIVVPHIDQTEESDAAFLTRLAGNHDAVAKPADGKLIFTKRHGDTRPGGGAIPTVALTPKDFTSWKAKISERGNHGKVTSYYQDHATGERAAVTVGDGGDDVSPYLDRDPYGTREEAEAGAKAKLNDFGRGKLSFNGSGPGRPDLFAEARIVLSGFRPGVDGSYALKSVEHSFSNSGFTTSVTAETTA; from the coding sequence ATGAAACCCGATTTCCGAATTGAGATCGGCGGGATCGACCGGACCGACGTGGTCCGCACCCGCCTTCTGGACGCCAAGGTCACGGACGAAGCCGGACAGATGTCCGACCGCCTGGAACTGAACTTCGACGACCGCGACGCCGCCATCCCCATCCCGCCGAAGGACGCGGACATCCGCCTGTGGCTGGGGTACGCCGATCATCCCACCCTTCGCCCGGTCTACATGGGGTCGTTCAAGGTCGATGAAGCCGAGGTCGGCAGCGGTCCCCGCTCGCTGGCGATCCGGGCCAAGGCCGCGGACCTGGGCGGCGGTTTCCGGTCGCCCAAGTTCCGGTCGTGGGACGGGAAGACGATCGGCGACATCGTCGGGCAGGTCGCCGCCGACAACGGCTATACGCCCCTGATCGACCCCGAGCTATCGGCCATCGTCGTCCCCCACATCGACCAGACGGAAGAGTCCGACGCGGCCTTCCTGACCCGCCTTGCCGGGAACCATGACGCCGTCGCCAAACCCGCCGACGGGAAGCTGATCTTCACCAAGCGGCACGGCGACACCCGCCCCGGCGGCGGGGCGATCCCGACCGTCGCCCTGACCCCGAAGGACTTCACGTCCTGGAAGGCGAAGATCAGCGAGCGCGGCAATCACGGGAAGGTCACGTCCTATTACCAGGACCACGCGACCGGCGAACGGGCCGCCGTGACCGTGGGCGACGGCGGTGACGATGTTTCCCCCTACCTGGACCGCGACCCCTACGGGACGCGGGAAGAAGCGGAGGCCGGCGCCAAGGCGAAGCTGAACGACTTCGGGCGCGGGAAGCTGTCCTTCAACGGATCGGGGCCGGGGCGCCCGGACCTGTTCGCCGAAGCCCGCATCGTGCTTTCCGGCTTCCGACCGGGCGTGGATGGGTCATACGCCCTGAAATCCGTCGAACATTCCTTCAGCAACAGCGGCTTTACGACCAGCGTCACCGCCGAGACGACGGCGTAA
- a CDS encoding glycoside hydrolase family protein, translated as MNLDQLKADLIRDEDLKLRAYTCTAGKTTVGVGRNLDDVGISRDEALYLLDNDIRRVTADLNREFPWWRRLSEPRQRAVANMCFNMGINRLKGFRKMLAALQAGDYGRAAAEATDSAWFRQVGVRGPRVVALIRNG; from the coding sequence GTGAACCTGGACCAACTGAAGGCCGACCTGATTCGCGACGAAGACCTGAAGCTTCGCGCCTACACCTGCACCGCCGGGAAGACGACGGTCGGTGTTGGCCGCAACCTGGACGACGTCGGCATCAGCCGCGACGAAGCCCTGTACCTTCTGGACAACGACATCCGGCGCGTGACCGCGGATCTTAACCGGGAATTCCCCTGGTGGCGCCGGCTGTCCGAACCCCGTCAGCGGGCGGTGGCGAACATGTGCTTCAACATGGGCATCAACCGGCTGAAGGGCTTCCGCAAGATGCTCGCCGCCCTTCAGGCGGGCGACTATGGCCGGGCGGCAGCCGAAGCGACAGACAGCGCGTGGTTCCGTCAGGTCGGCGTCCGCGGCCCGCGCGTCGTGGCGCTGATCCGGAACGGGTAA
- a CDS encoding ParA family protein, with the protein MSVNIYCFYNNKGGVGKTTLCTNLASNYAKKHQNKKILVIDMCPQANSSQFFLGGGEAGYNVNQKIQKTSGRKNIVGFIDWVLKGNSSFTTKPRSTYGIQISQYNENISDNLYLIAGDSFLESLSLGLNYAVLNPVNKNAWRDHMVAIRKLCHFELEQDPKRYTEMTVFIDCNPSFSIYTQMALVSSDHLILPVMADYSSLEGIKGIFMLLYGKHPSESNKKYAEDIVTFYSQVRQFNVSLPKIYEIIFNNYTANRGVAMAYDAIRNDIIQYAYQQYNDFPELFYDDGSFAESERDFVIRYVSNVKDFHTSGKVSASLGIPILSLTKKASYVMPDGDKINLPSSNYALTIDEIKHLTDRII; encoded by the coding sequence ATGTCTGTAAATATATATTGCTTTTACAATAACAAAGGCGGTGTTGGGAAAACTACGTTATGCACGAATTTGGCTTCTAATTATGCAAAAAAGCATCAAAATAAAAAAATATTAGTAATTGATATGTGCCCTCAGGCAAATTCGTCTCAATTTTTCCTTGGTGGGGGAGAAGCTGGGTATAACGTAAATCAAAAAATTCAAAAAACGTCTGGAAGAAAAAATATTGTTGGATTTATTGATTGGGTTTTAAAAGGAAATTCAAGTTTTACAACAAAACCAAGAAGTACTTATGGAATACAAATTTCTCAGTATAATGAGAACATTAGCGATAATTTATATCTTATTGCTGGCGATTCATTTCTTGAGTCCTTATCTTTGGGTTTGAACTATGCTGTTCTGAATCCTGTAAATAAAAATGCTTGGCGTGATCATATGGTTGCAATTCGTAAGCTATGTCATTTTGAATTGGAGCAAGACCCTAAGAGATATACAGAAATGACTGTATTTATAGATTGCAATCCAAGCTTTTCTATATATACTCAAATGGCTTTAGTGTCTTCTGATCATTTGATATTACCTGTTATGGCTGATTATAGCTCTCTTGAGGGTATAAAAGGTATTTTTATGCTTCTTTATGGTAAGCATCCATCGGAATCAAACAAAAAATATGCAGAAGATATAGTAACTTTCTATAGCCAAGTAAGGCAATTTAACGTTTCTCTCCCAAAAATTTATGAGATAATCTTTAATAATTATACGGCAAATCGCGGCGTGGCGATGGCTTATGATGCTATAAGAAATGACATTATTCAATATGCCTATCAACAATACAATGATTTTCCAGAATTATTCTATGATGATGGAAGTTTTGCAGAAAGTGAAAGAGATTTCGTTATAAGGTACGTATCAAATGTCAAAGATTTTCATACTTCCGGGAAAGTATCAGCTTCTCTTGGTATACCTATACTGTCACTTACTAAAAAAGCCTCTTATGTTATGCCGGACGGTGATAAAATCAATTTACCTTCATCGAATTATGCGCTGACTATTGATGAAATAAAGCATTTAACCGATAGAATTATTTAA
- a CDS encoding Rha family transcriptional regulator produces MTVPTADTQAVSALTISDINTTINHEPRIRDLRLAEALGFARQADIRPLIERHRIALERFGEVFRTVRKTSPKGGRPARENWLNKRQALFLCTKSETDRATEITIRIVEVFDEVTSTAAGQTPPPTHIVPVRQHERRISARHTDTVRLADVAARLEAAATTFRPFPLENGMGAMVLDGEVVIFDANDVGLGGDMTEVVMVGVDGGVAARRLVPLDHGDMLRRGRVWTDMDDRRQVAALGRVVERRPLPGGTLKHQDIPTIGVHRGLSLLVG; encoded by the coding sequence ATGACCGTTCCGACTGCCGACACCCAAGCTGTGTCCGCATTAACCATTTCCGACATCAACACCACCATCAATCATGAGCCGCGCATTCGCGACCTTCGGCTTGCCGAAGCTCTTGGCTTCGCGCGCCAAGCTGATATTCGACCGCTGATCGAAAGGCACCGTATAGCCCTTGAACGGTTTGGGGAGGTTTTCCGCACCGTGCGGAAAACCTCTCCCAAGGGCGGCCGCCCTGCCCGTGAAAACTGGCTGAACAAGCGCCAAGCCCTTTTTCTCTGCACCAAATCCGAAACCGACCGGGCAACGGAAATCACGATCCGGATCGTCGAGGTCTTCGACGAAGTGACGTCCACAGCAGCGGGCCAGACACCCCCGCCGACGCATATCGTCCCGGTCCGCCAGCACGAACGCCGCATCTCTGCCCGCCATACCGATACCGTCCGGCTGGCCGACGTGGCAGCACGGCTGGAAGCAGCCGCCACCACCTTCCGCCCCTTCCCTCTTGAAAACGGGATGGGCGCCATGGTCCTGGACGGCGAAGTCGTGATCTTCGACGCGAACGACGTCGGCTTGGGCGGGGACATGACCGAAGTGGTCATGGTCGGCGTTGACGGCGGCGTCGCCGCGCGCCGGCTGGTGCCTCTGGACCACGGCGACATGCTTCGCCGTGGGCGCGTCTGGACCGACATGGACGACCGCCGTCAGGTCGCGGCCTTGGGCCGGGTGGTCGAACGCCGGCCGCTGCCGGGCGGCACCCTGAAGCACCAGGACATCCCAACCATCGGGGTTCACCGGGGCCTGTCCCTGCTGGTGGGCTGA
- a CDS encoding Abi family protein: MHRYLQAHFRLLPSATTAIHQAISPTRMNEYVRMANGDTEQALRLYLWNARICESLYFPMQILEVTVRNAISEAAEAARGPKWTKHKDILKQLDPHWMDQLRKVRGRINKSGQPVTTDRIIAGITFGFWCHLLAVRFTPILWKSGIASRFRHVPSNITQADILAELDRLSAYRNRIAHHKSMYDKLPEQILSDIIRVIGYRCPVSAHYVEATCPLDSIIAQRPNPADFA, from the coding sequence GTGCATCGCTATCTGCAAGCTCATTTTCGATTGCTCCCTTCGGCGACGACCGCAATTCATCAGGCGATATCGCCTACTCGGATGAATGAGTATGTGCGGATGGCGAACGGCGATACGGAACAAGCTTTGCGTCTGTATCTATGGAACGCACGCATCTGTGAGTCACTGTATTTTCCGATGCAGATATTGGAAGTTACAGTTCGCAACGCAATCTCGGAAGCAGCCGAGGCGGCGAGAGGGCCAAAGTGGACGAAGCACAAGGACATTCTTAAGCAGCTTGATCCGCATTGGATGGATCAACTTCGGAAAGTTCGTGGCCGTATCAACAAGTCCGGCCAACCTGTAACCACAGACCGCATCATTGCCGGTATCACGTTTGGCTTTTGGTGTCACCTTCTGGCTGTTCGCTTCACGCCAATCCTTTGGAAATCAGGGATTGCCTCACGATTTCGTCATGTCCCCAGCAATATCACCCAAGCTGATATTCTAGCAGAACTCGACCGCTTGAGTGCTTATAGGAATCGTATTGCACACCACAAGTCCATGTATGACAAGCTACCTGAACAGATTCTCTCTGATATTATCAGGGTGATTGGATATCGCTGCCCGGTTAGCGCACATTATGTCGAGGCGACCTGTCCCCTGGACAGCATCATCGCTCAACGTCCAAACCCGGCCGATTTTGCCTGA
- a CDS encoding tyrosine-type recombinase/integrase — MATVKKRTWTSATGTKGEGWQVRYTDQFGKDRSKSFDRKKEAEEFAATVTIQVKQGLHIPNSQSVTVREAAEVWLEAVKNGRNGRPPAEESTLGQYRSHIDNHIVPFLGGVRLTQLTTPQVAYFRDELLRNGRSRVMTRKILTSLKGMLNEAMTRGMIGANTALPVKIINSGREDSKVVIPSKAEVRALVSVLARWATGDFPAARNKAGLSRHKWFDLFIRTTIATGCRSSEIRGLPWAAFDAASGTVEIVQRADEKGDIGTPKSKAGYRTLYLPSELVRDLKAWQVLCPPGKLGLVFPNASGRVESLANIVNRWWGPLQREAGVVEVDPATGKKTARYGGMHVLRHFRASILIEAGADIKEVQKAMGHSSAHVTLDVYGHLFEDDDAIRRRKAMAEAANRAVFGD; from the coding sequence ATGGCAACCGTGAAGAAGCGGACATGGACAAGCGCCACAGGCACCAAGGGGGAGGGGTGGCAGGTCCGGTATACCGACCAGTTCGGCAAGGACCGTTCAAAGAGCTTTGACCGCAAGAAGGAAGCGGAGGAATTCGCCGCGACGGTCACGATCCAGGTCAAGCAAGGGCTGCACATTCCGAACAGCCAATCGGTGACCGTCCGCGAAGCCGCCGAAGTGTGGTTGGAAGCCGTGAAGAACGGGCGCAACGGCCGCCCACCGGCTGAGGAATCGACGCTTGGTCAATATCGGTCGCACATCGACAACCACATCGTGCCGTTCCTGGGCGGCGTCCGGCTGACCCAACTCACGACTCCGCAAGTCGCGTACTTCCGGGATGAGCTTCTTCGGAATGGCCGCTCCCGCGTCATGACCCGCAAGATCCTGACGTCCTTGAAGGGAATGCTGAACGAGGCCATGACCCGCGGCATGATCGGGGCAAACACCGCCCTTCCGGTGAAAATCATCAACTCGGGCCGCGAAGACAGCAAGGTCGTCATCCCGTCGAAAGCGGAGGTCCGCGCCCTGGTGTCCGTCCTGGCACGCTGGGCGACGGGCGATTTCCCGGCGGCCCGAAACAAGGCGGGGCTGAGCCGTCACAAGTGGTTCGACCTGTTCATCAGGACGACGATCGCCACCGGCTGCCGGTCATCCGAAATACGGGGGCTTCCCTGGGCGGCGTTCGATGCCGCATCCGGGACGGTCGAGATCGTCCAGCGCGCCGACGAAAAGGGAGACATCGGAACCCCGAAGTCAAAGGCCGGATACCGGACCCTGTACCTTCCCAGCGAGCTTGTCCGCGACCTGAAGGCATGGCAGGTGCTCTGCCCGCCGGGCAAGCTGGGGCTGGTCTTCCCGAACGCATCCGGGCGCGTCGAGTCCCTGGCGAACATCGTGAATCGGTGGTGGGGTCCGCTCCAGCGCGAAGCCGGCGTCGTCGAGGTTGACCCGGCCACCGGCAAGAAGACAGCCCGGTACGGCGGAATGCATGTCCTTCGTCATTTCCGCGCATCGATTCTGATCGAAGCCGGGGCCGACATAAAGGAGGTGCAGAAGGCCATGGGGCATTCATCGGCCCATGTGACCCTTGATGTGTACGGGCACCTGTTCGAAGACGACGACGCGATCCGCCGCCGGAAGGCCATGGCCGAAGCCGCGAACCGCGCCGTGTTCGGGGACTGA
- a CDS encoding DUF7831 domain-containing protein, giving the protein MPIRSKPFITRDDVRRRRDCVFVFSDDDTRKGRGGQAHACRGEPNAIGIRFKKGPGDHVSFAWSDTDLEANCRKIDEDVAAVRRALEDGLTVVFPKAGIGTGVCRLEDVAPLTALHLRRRLTELKTIPGAIPEARKDGIG; this is encoded by the coding sequence ATGCCGATCCGGTCGAAGCCCTTCATCACCCGCGACGATGTCCGCCGCCGCCGGGATTGCGTCTTCGTCTTCAGCGACGACGACACCCGGAAGGGGCGCGGCGGACAGGCGCACGCTTGCCGGGGTGAACCGAACGCGATCGGCATCCGGTTCAAGAAGGGGCCGGGCGACCATGTGTCCTTCGCGTGGTCGGACACCGACTTGGAAGCGAATTGCCGGAAGATCGATGAAGACGTCGCCGCGGTCCGCCGCGCCCTGGAAGACGGGTTGACCGTCGTCTTCCCGAAGGCCGGGATCGGGACCGGAGTCTGTCGCCTGGAAGACGTCGCCCCGCTGACGGCCCTGCACCTTCGCCGCCGGCTGACGGAACTGAAAACGATCCCCGGCGCCATCCCCGAAGCCCGGAAAGACGGCATTGGGTGA
- a CDS encoding PA0069 family radical SAM protein — protein MQDDPYPDDMLPGRAHKGRGAVGNPAPRYDRLTGQAVDDGWVREEGDEPPLRTTVLPDTARSLICRNDSPDIPLEQSINPYKGCEHGCVYCFARPNHAYLGLSPGLDFETRLFAKFNAPALLDAELRSPRYRCRPIALGTSTDAYQPVERELRITRGLWEVLSAFNHPAALVTKSALVLRDLDILADMAARRLVQVGISVTTLDPTIARTLEPRASAPHRRLATIEALSRAGVPVVVMAAPMIPGLTDHELDAILTAARDAGAVGAAYILVRLPHEVKELMRSWLDTHTPSRTGRVLGLIRDCHGGKLYEAEFGRRFTGHGVYADLLRARFHAACRRLGLNTRNRDSMNLDCSRFAPPPRAGDQLALF, from the coding sequence ATGCAGGATGATCCGTACCCCGACGACATGCTTCCCGGCCGGGCGCACAAAGGCCGCGGAGCGGTGGGCAATCCGGCGCCCCGTTACGACCGCCTGACGGGACAGGCGGTCGATGACGGCTGGGTGCGTGAAGAGGGGGACGAACCACCGCTGCGCACCACCGTCCTGCCCGACACGGCGCGCAGCCTGATCTGCCGCAACGATTCCCCCGACATCCCCCTGGAACAGTCCATCAACCCGTACAAGGGGTGCGAGCACGGGTGCGTCTATTGTTTCGCCCGGCCCAACCATGCCTATCTCGGCCTGTCGCCGGGGCTGGATTTCGAAACGCGGCTGTTCGCCAAATTCAATGCTCCCGCTTTGCTGGACGCCGAGTTGCGCTCCCCCCGCTACCGTTGCCGTCCCATCGCCCTCGGCACCAGCACCGACGCCTATCAGCCGGTGGAACGGGAACTGCGCATCACCCGCGGGCTGTGGGAGGTGCTGTCGGCCTTCAACCACCCGGCGGCCCTGGTGACCAAATCGGCGCTGGTGCTGCGGGATCTCGACATCCTGGCCGATATGGCCGCACGGCGGCTGGTGCAGGTGGGGATCTCGGTCACCACGCTCGACCCCACCATCGCCCGCACGCTGGAGCCGCGGGCCTCCGCCCCCCACCGCCGTCTGGCCACCATCGAAGCGTTGAGCCGCGCCGGGGTGCCGGTGGTGGTGATGGCGGCCCCCATGATCCCCGGCCTGACCGATCATGAGCTGGATGCCATCCTCACCGCCGCCCGCGATGCCGGGGCGGTGGGGGCCGCCTACATCCTGGTGCGCCTGCCCCATGAGGTGAAGGAGCTGATGCGGTCGTGGCTCGACACCCACACCCCCAGCCGCACCGGACGGGTGCTGGGGCTGATCCGTGATTGCCACGGCGGCAAGCTGTACGAGGCGGAGTTCGGGCGCCGCTTCACCGGCCACGGGGTCTATGCCGACCTGCTGCGGGCGCGCTTCCACGCCGCCTGCCGCCGGCTGGGGCTGAACACCCGCAACCGCGACAGCATGAACCTGGATTGCAGCCGCTTCGCCCCGCCACCGCGGGCGGGGGATCAACTGGCGCTGTTCTGA